CCGTGCAACAGCGCAGTTGATTAAACAACATTTTGACCTACAAAGCCCCTGATCGCACTCCGGTCAGGGGCTTTTTGTTATTTGATGCAAATTTAGGGTTGAGGAGATGAGGTTCTGTTTTTCGTGTTTTTGTTTTGCGGTAGTAGCGTGCTGGTAGAAATATCATTGTTTACTGCTGTGACAAAAGGGAATAAACCACTCGGCATTCGAAAACCGGCAATAGACATAACCCATAATTGGCTACTGGTCTATTTTAGGGCCCGCCGGCAGTTCTTTGAAACAGCGTGCACAGCCGCGCATGTAAGCAGACATTCCATGATTTTGAACGAATTGGAGAATCACCCGCATGCAAGTAGACACAACCACCAAACACGGTTTTGGGACCCTCGCTGTACACGCCGGACAAGAACCTGACCCGTCTACAGGCGCGATTATGACGCCTATTTATCAGACGTCTACCTACGTACAGGCAAGTCCGGGCGAGCATCAGGGACATGAGTACGCGCGGGTTAGCAACCCTACCCGTACCGTGCTCGAAAAAAACCTCGCTGCACTGGAATCTGCTGCACATGGCATCTGCTTCTCTTCAGGGGTTGCATGTACCGATGCCATCATTAAGAGCCTGCGCCCAGGTGATCACATCATCTCTACAAATGACCTGTATGGCGGCACTTTTCGGCTCTTTCGCAAGATTTTTGAGCCTTTCGGACTCACATTCTCTTTTGTAGATATGCGGGATCATGATGCTGTAGCAGCTGCCATTACCCCTAAAACGCGGCTGATGTGGATTGAAACGCCAACCAATCCACTGATCCGTGTACTGGATCTTGAAGGACTCTGTAGCCTTGCGCATGCCCACAACGTGGATGTTGCTGTAGACAATACATTTGCGTCACCTTACTTGCAGCAACCACTCAAACTGGGCGCTGATCTGGTGGTGCATTCAAGTACCAAGTACCTGGGTGGGCACTCCGACCTCATTGGCGGGGTTGTGTGCACGAGCCACGAAGGATGGAACGAGAAACTCCGTTTCCAGGTGAAGTGCGCTGGCGCGGTTCCCGGACCCATGGATTGCTTCCTGAATTTGCGCGGGACAAAAACGCTGCATGTTCGCATGGAACAGCATTGCAAGAATACTGCTGCTATTGCTGACTTTCTAAACAATCACGCAAAGGTGGGTAAGGTTTATTTTCCTGGCCTTGCTGATGATCCGGGACATGCACTGGCAAAAAAACAGATGCGCCATTTTGGTGGTATGCTGTCGTTCACGTTGGCTCAGGATAGCGTCGAAAATGCCATGACAGTGCTCTCCAATACGCATGTTTTCTCACTGGCTGAAAGCCTTGGTGGTGTTGAAAGCCTGATCGGTCACCCTGCTTCGATGACGCATGCCTCTATTCCACGGGAAGAGCGCGTCAAGGCTGGCTTAAGCGATTCGCTGATCCGGTTGTCCGTTGGTATTGAAGATGCTGATGACCTGATTCGCGACCTGGATAGCGCGTTAACACTGGTCTGATCGGCTGGCCGGCACCATGTCTTAATGCGGCGTATGCCGGTCAGGTGACATTAACCCGGAGTTCAAAAACCGGATTGGTGCCATCCAGGTCGTTTTCGTCGGTGACGGGTTGTGTGTTGCCATTGTTGTCTACTGCGCGAACCCGGATCACGTGACTGCCCGGCGTGGCGTTCCAGGTGGATTCCCACAGTGCCCAGACGCCCCTGAAGGGGTAGGTGAATCCTGAGTCTTGAAGCTGCACGGTTTCTCTGATTTCCGGGTTGCTGGAGAGGATTTCGTCTAGCGGTAAAATTCGTGCTGCTTCGAAAGGACCATCATCAATGGAAAGCTCTACGGTGCGTATGCCTGCTTTGCCGCTTAATGCATACCCAAAGAGTCGAAATGCGCCGGCTGCAATGGTTTGGTTTTGCAGGGGATTGGTTACCTTGTTGAGGGTGCTTATTTCTCCATCATCTACATACCCCAACTGCTCCTGGTAACTGCCGAAGGGTTCATCCAGTCCGGATACTTCTATCCGCGATAACCACTTGACGCTTTTATAGCCGTAATATCCTGGCACCAGCAGCCGGACCGGGTTGCCATGCTCGGGTGTCAGTGGCGCGCCATTCATTTCATACACAAGCAACGGCTCCACGAGGTCCTGGGTCGTAGTGCCATAGATTTGGCTGAGTTTCAGGTTGTTTGTAAACCCATCTGACCCATAGAAGCGCAATCGTTTTGCCAGTACGGGGTCTAGGCCGGCCCGGTCGAGGAAAATACGGAGGGGGATGCCGGTCCAGATGGTATTGCCAATGAGGCCTGGGACAAACGTTTCATCAACGATACAACGGAGCGTGTTTAGCACACGAATGGCCCGGGCTGATTCTGCCTGGATGTCTGCGAATGTAATGGAAAGCGGTGTGTCAACCAGTCCATCAAGCGTCATTGCCCAACCGCCCCGTGTCAACTGCTGTACGCCGGGCCAATTGGCTACAGCAGCCTGGCCGCCATATTGCGCAAAAAAGGCGTTGTCGGGATTATTGTCCTGGATAGGCGTGAGGAAAGGAATGCTTGTGCCGGTGGAGAGGGGTGAAAAGCTGTTTTGCTCACAGCCGGCAGCGATAGGCATCAGGGAAACGCCAAG
This DNA window, taken from Bacteroidota bacterium, encodes the following:
- a CDS encoding molybdopterin-dependent oxidoreductase, with amino-acid sequence MHRNLSISRRSFLGRASGALLGVSLMPIAAGCEQNSFSPLSTGTSIPFLTPIQDNNPDNAFFAQYGGQAAVANWPGVQQLTRGGWAMTLDGLVDTPLSITFADIQAESARAIRVLNTLRCIVDETFVPGLIGNTIWTGIPLRIFLDRAGLDPVLAKRLRFYGSDGFTNNLKLSQIYGTTTQDLVEPLLVYEMNGAPLTPEHGNPVRLLVPGYYGYKSVKWLSRIEVSGLDEPFGSYQEQLGYVDDGEISTLNKVTNPLQNQTIAAGAFRLFGYALSGKAGIRTVELSIDDGPFEAARILPLDEILSSNPEIRETVQLQDSGFTYPFRGVWALWESTWNATPGSHVIRVRAVDNNGNTQPVTDENDLDGTNPVFELRVNVT
- a CDS encoding cystathionine gamma-synthase; amino-acid sequence: MQVDTTTKHGFGTLAVHAGQEPDPSTGAIMTPIYQTSTYVQASPGEHQGHEYARVSNPTRTVLEKNLAALESAAHGICFSSGVACTDAIIKSLRPGDHIISTNDLYGGTFRLFRKIFEPFGLTFSFVDMRDHDAVAAAITPKTRLMWIETPTNPLIRVLDLEGLCSLAHAHNVDVAVDNTFASPYLQQPLKLGADLVVHSSTKYLGGHSDLIGGVVCTSHEGWNEKLRFQVKCAGAVPGPMDCFLNLRGTKTLHVRMEQHCKNTAAIADFLNNHAKVGKVYFPGLADDPGHALAKKQMRHFGGMLSFTLAQDSVENAMTVLSNTHVFSLAESLGGVESLIGHPASMTHASIPREERVKAGLSDSLIRLSVGIEDADDLIRDLDSALTLV